A window from Synergistaceae bacterium DZ-S4 encodes these proteins:
- a CDS encoding metal-dependent hydrolase — translation MAKVRFLGHSSFYIEGEGLKALIDPFLEGNPSAAAKPEEFSGINAIFLTHGHGDHMGSTIEIAKKNDAVVFTCNEMAGYLSSKGIKTEGMHIGGRAVFPFGKVKLTPAWHGCPIVEGKEVRYGGVACGFVIEVDGKKIYHSGDTGLTMEMSLLEDENIDVALLPIGGYYTMDVEDAARAVRMIKPRVAIPMHYNTFPRIEADPEEFAGLVGEMFTAVKILAPGEEYEF, via the coding sequence ATGGCAAAGGTCCGTTTTTTGGGACACAGTTCCTTTTACATTGAAGGAGAGGGTCTGAAGGCCCTGATAGACCCCTTCCTTGAAGGCAACCCCTCAGCGGCTGCCAAACCCGAAGAGTTCAGCGGCATCAACGCGATATTCCTCACCCACGGCCATGGCGACCACATGGGCAGCACCATTGAGATCGCGAAAAAAAATGATGCGGTCGTATTTACCTGCAACGAAATGGCAGGGTACCTTTCCTCGAAGGGTATAAAGACCGAGGGCATGCATATCGGGGGAAGGGCCGTCTTCCCGTTTGGAAAGGTAAAACTGACCCCGGCATGGCACGGATGTCCCATCGTGGAGGGTAAAGAAGTCAGGTACGGCGGAGTTGCCTGCGGTTTTGTAATAGAGGTGGATGGCAAGAAAATTTATCATTCGGGCGATACCGGCCTGACAATGGAAATGTCGCTGCTTGAGGATGAAAATATCGACGTGGCGCTTTTGCCAATAGGCGGTTACTACACGATGGACGTCGAAGATGCGGCAAGAGCGGTAAGGATGATAAAGCCGAGGGTAGCGATACCGATGCACTATAATACCTTTCCCAGGATCGAAGCTGATCCGGAAGAATTTGCAGGCCTTGTGGGCGAGATGTTCACCGCAGTAAAGATACTGGCTCCCGGAGAAGAATACGAGTTCTAA
- the ald gene encoding alanine dehydrogenase, with protein MKIGCPKEIKNREYRVGLTPAAASTYVGAGHEVFVEKGAGLQAGFSDSEYISAGAKIFDLAEHIWESADMIVKVKEPLKPEYGLMRESQIIFTYFHFAACEELTKACLKSGSTCVAYELVSEEWGLPLLQPMSEVAGRMSVIMGAYYMGRPYGGSGLLPMGVPGVSPANVFVIGGGTVGVNAAKVASGLGAKVTIADINHRKLAYLADVMPSNCVSVYSDSMTIANTIKESDLVIGAVLLPGGAKAPKLVKREHLKTMRPGSVFVDVAIDQGGIGETSHPTSHDDPVFIEEGVVHYCVANMPGAYARTSAIALSNATVTYGVQIASQGIVRACEENRAICKGLSIHRHRLTLPVVADTFKMDQEYTEALAALKL; from the coding sequence ATGAAGATCGGATGTCCAAAGGAGATCAAGAACCGCGAATACAGAGTGGGACTTACTCCGGCTGCTGCTTCAACCTATGTGGGCGCCGGCCATGAGGTCTTTGTCGAAAAAGGTGCGGGACTTCAGGCAGGCTTCAGTGACAGCGAATATATTTCTGCAGGCGCTAAGATCTTTGACTTGGCCGAACATATCTGGGAATCCGCGGATATGATCGTCAAAGTCAAGGAACCCCTCAAACCTGAATATGGCCTTATGAGGGAATCTCAAATCATTTTCACTTATTTTCATTTTGCTGCGTGCGAGGAGCTGACCAAGGCATGTCTTAAGTCAGGATCGACATGCGTTGCCTATGAACTTGTCTCAGAAGAATGGGGTCTTCCCCTCCTTCAGCCTATGAGTGAAGTTGCGGGAAGAATGTCTGTGATAATGGGAGCATATTATATGGGAAGGCCTTACGGCGGAAGCGGACTTCTTCCGATGGGAGTTCCGGGAGTTTCTCCTGCAAATGTATTTGTTATCGGCGGCGGCACTGTCGGAGTAAATGCGGCTAAGGTCGCATCCGGGCTTGGAGCCAAAGTTACGATAGCGGACATCAACCACAGAAAGCTCGCCTACCTGGCAGATGTAATGCCTTCTAACTGCGTCTCTGTCTACAGTGACTCGATGACCATTGCCAACACGATAAAAGAATCGGACCTTGTGATCGGAGCTGTCCTTCTGCCCGGCGGGGCAAAGGCGCCAAAGCTTGTAAAGAGGGAGCACCTCAAAACGATGCGGCCGGGATCCGTCTTTGTTGATGTGGCGATCGACCAGGGCGGGATAGGCGAGACCTCCCACCCTACCAGCCACGACGATCCCGTATTTATCGAAGAGGGCGTAGTCCATTACTGCGTTGCTAACATGCCGGGCGCATACGCAAGGACTTCGGCCATAGCCCTTTCAAATGCAACGGTCACTTACGGAGTGCAGATAGCATCTCAGGGGATCGTAAGGGCCTGTGAGGAAAACAGGGCTATCTGCAAGGGGCTGTCCATCCACAGGCACAGGCTTACTCTGCCTGTAGTAGCCGACACCTTCAAAATGGACCAAGAATATACGGAGGCTCTAGCCGCATTGAAGCTGTGA
- the aspS gene encoding aspartate--tRNA ligase, with protein sequence MERYYDSSWQRTMFCGQARLEDSGRGVILNGWLRCRRDLGGIIFIELWDKTGVTQVVFNPELNAEAHKRASSLRNEYVLAVKGTVRKRPEGTENPELATGSVELLVDDFIILAPSKLIPFEMDNADSVNEDLRLKYRYLDLRRETMQKNLMTRHRVTRYTRNYFGDNGFMEIETPMLTKSTPEGARDYLVPSRVNPGKFYALPQSPQLFKQLLMVSGCDRYMQIVKCFRDEDLRADRQPEFTQIDVEMSFITEEDIIKMTENYLAGLFLEILGEKVETPFPRLTWKEAMDLYGSDKPDMRIPMQMTDLAEVFAGGENPFSALVEKGGTIKGLRLPGGAALSRKELSDLENRAKALGAKGMANFQIKEGELKGPLVKFLDEDRISMLRSLSEIDDGDALFIMADEKWRKACEILGQIRLELGRERGMAEGSFRFLWVTEFPLLEWDEETGRYTAVHHPFTAPMNEDVEFLLAEPGKVRSRAYDVVLNGNEIGGGSIRIHDPEMQAKAFQALNFTPEAAKERFGFLLEGLSFGTPPHGGIALGLDRLVMLICGCRSIRDVMAFPKNQKAQCPMTDAPNFVDEKQLDELAIKTVDPMLL encoded by the coding sequence ATGGAAAGATATTATGACTCATCCTGGCAGAGGACCATGTTCTGCGGGCAGGCGAGGCTGGAAGATTCAGGCAGAGGGGTCATCCTTAACGGATGGCTGCGCTGCCGCCGTGACCTTGGCGGTATCATTTTTATAGAACTTTGGGACAAGACCGGAGTCACACAGGTCGTCTTTAACCCGGAACTCAACGCGGAGGCCCACAAGAGGGCATCTTCACTGAGAAACGAATATGTCCTTGCAGTTAAGGGAACAGTCCGAAAACGCCCCGAAGGCACAGAAAACCCTGAGCTGGCGACAGGTTCGGTAGAACTTCTGGTGGATGATTTCATAATATTGGCACCTTCAAAACTTATACCGTTCGAAATGGACAACGCAGACTCAGTGAACGAAGACCTCCGGCTCAAATACCGCTACCTTGACCTGAGGCGCGAGACCATGCAGAAAAACCTGATGACCAGGCACAGGGTCACCAGATACACCCGAAACTACTTCGGGGACAACGGGTTCATGGAGATAGAGACTCCAATGCTTACAAAGTCCACCCCTGAAGGGGCGAGGGACTATCTGGTGCCCAGCCGTGTCAACCCCGGAAAATTTTACGCTCTGCCGCAGTCTCCGCAGCTTTTCAAGCAGCTGCTTATGGTAAGCGGCTGCGACAGGTACATGCAGATAGTCAAGTGCTTCAGGGATGAGGACCTGAGGGCCGACAGACAGCCCGAATTCACGCAGATCGACGTTGAGATGAGCTTCATAACGGAAGAAGACATCATTAAGATGACGGAAAACTACCTTGCCGGCCTCTTCCTCGAGATACTCGGCGAGAAAGTTGAAACTCCCTTTCCCAGGCTGACATGGAAAGAGGCCATGGATCTCTACGGCAGCGACAAGCCCGACATGAGGATCCCGATGCAGATGACGGATCTTGCCGAAGTCTTCGCCGGAGGTGAAAATCCATTCTCAGCGCTGGTCGAAAAAGGCGGCACGATAAAAGGACTGAGACTTCCCGGAGGGGCTGCGCTCTCACGCAAGGAGCTATCAGATCTTGAAAACAGGGCAAAAGCGCTCGGAGCAAAGGGAATGGCGAACTTCCAGATCAAAGAGGGCGAACTGAAGGGCCCGCTTGTCAAGTTCCTTGATGAAGATCGGATATCAATGCTCAGGTCGCTTTCGGAGATCGATGACGGGGACGCGCTTTTCATAATGGCAGACGAGAAATGGCGCAAAGCCTGTGAAATACTGGGGCAGATCCGTCTTGAGCTTGGCAGGGAGAGAGGAATGGCTGAAGGGTCTTTCAGGTTCCTCTGGGTAACTGAATTCCCGCTTCTTGAATGGGATGAAGAGACCGGAAGATATACGGCAGTCCATCATCCCTTTACTGCTCCCATGAACGAAGATGTAGAATTCCTCCTCGCCGAGCCCGGCAAGGTGCGCTCCCGCGCATATGACGTAGTCCTCAACGGGAACGAGATCGGCGGAGGCTCAATAAGGATACATGACCCCGAGATGCAGGCGAAGGCGTTCCAGGCTCTTAATTTCACACCTGAAGCGGCAAAGGAGCGTTTCGGATTCCTTCTCGAAGGCCTCAGCTTCGGAACACCTCCACACGGAGGCATCGCCCTGGGTCTTGACAGGCTTGTGATGCTTATATGCGGGTGCAGGTCTATAAGGGACGTGATGGCTTTCCCGAAGAACCAGAAGGCGCAGTGTCCGATGACAGATGCTCCCAACTTTGTAGATGAAAAGCAGCTTGACGAGCTTGCCATAAAAACCGTAGATCCGATGTTGCTTTAA
- a CDS encoding class II fructose-bisphosphate aldolase, which produces MDVNSKSYQELLKKRPLNVQSRFGSEAMGLVSGRDIVAAAKEVDSIVLAANARHPLVIKAVLQAAKKKNAAVLIELAKSESTYCGSNYDNIPDYALKYSSEMGHGAVFGLHVDHYAIKGHEDVLKGVAHLSKILVNGFTSVAIDASHLDDYDNFVATRSIAGWLPSELGLEVEVGEIKGPGELSTVEEAKYFIGGLNAWGIFPDYLAISNGSLHGTYDPTVGQMEGIDLTRTKEIADVIAPYGVTIAQHGISGTPLDKVSTFRKYGIRKGNVATLFQNVYFGIKMDPETGNAITEGGTYTKEADRGISAELWNEIVTAGDSKGMSRKSGDYKKLNLPFCDRILAEPQPVIDRIVDEMQYWAERFIVAFGAEGSADAVAEVMSRRPDQNASPDRKVLGCRSDFTARNAPGKGANDGNNYDD; this is translated from the coding sequence ATGGATGTAAATAGCAAGTCGTACCAGGAACTGTTGAAGAAAAGGCCCCTTAATGTTCAGTCTCGCTTTGGCAGTGAGGCAATGGGTCTTGTGAGTGGGAGAGATATCGTTGCGGCAGCTAAGGAAGTCGATTCTATCGTGCTGGCGGCAAACGCCAGGCACCCACTTGTGATCAAGGCTGTTCTGCAGGCTGCAAAGAAGAAAAATGCAGCTGTTTTGATCGAACTTGCCAAGTCTGAGTCCACTTACTGCGGATCGAATTACGACAACATCCCTGACTACGCGCTTAAGTACTCGTCAGAGATGGGGCACGGAGCCGTATTCGGCCTTCACGTCGACCACTACGCCATCAAGGGGCATGAAGATGTTCTCAAGGGAGTCGCGCATCTTTCAAAGATCCTTGTCAACGGATTTACCTCAGTTGCGATAGACGCATCCCACCTTGACGACTATGACAACTTTGTCGCAACCAGATCGATCGCCGGATGGCTCCCGTCAGAACTCGGACTTGAAGTAGAAGTTGGCGAGATCAAAGGTCCCGGTGAACTTTCGACAGTAGAAGAGGCAAAGTATTTTATCGGAGGGCTTAACGCCTGGGGCATATTCCCGGACTACCTTGCGATTTCAAACGGAAGCCTCCACGGAACATACGACCCGACCGTCGGCCAGATGGAAGGTATAGACCTGACCAGGACGAAAGAGATAGCCGACGTGATCGCCCCATACGGAGTTACGATCGCGCAGCACGGAATTTCCGGAACGCCTCTCGACAAGGTCTCCACCTTCAGAAAGTACGGCATCAGGAAAGGCAATGTTGCAACCCTCTTCCAGAACGTCTACTTCGGGATCAAAATGGACCCCGAGACCGGCAACGCCATAACCGAGGGCGGTACCTACACGAAAGAGGCCGACAGAGGCATCTCAGCAGAACTCTGGAACGAAATAGTCACGGCTGGCGACAGCAAGGGCATGAGCAGGAAGAGCGGCGACTACAAAAAGCTCAACCTTCCCTTCTGTGACAGGATACTTGCAGAGCCGCAGCCGGTAATCGACAGGATCGTCGATGAAATGCAGTACTGGGCTGAGAGGTTCATAGTTGCATTTGGTGCCGAGGGAAGCGCGGATGCAGTAGCCGAGGTGATGTCACGCCGTCCGGACCAGAATGCGTCGCCTGACAGGAAAGTCCTTGGATGCAGGTCGGACTTCACGGCAAGGAACGCTCCCGGAAAAGGTGCCAACGACGGAAACAATTACGACGACTAA